The genomic interval TTActatgattattttcatttgttcaGTGAAGATGATCGCAGtgaggatgatgatgaagatatgGAGGTTGAGGATGAGGCCAAGCAGTCTGATGACGCCTCCCAAGCGGTAGCTGTCGCAAATGCACTTGGAAAAACTTCCAAAAGCAAGAATTCGGGGACTAAATTTGATGATATTACTGATGGCTTGAAGGAACTCGACATGGACCActatgatgatgaagatgatggtAGCTTCAAATGGCTGTTCTTTGAtttctattcttttatttcctttgttttatttcattttcaaaagagGGGCTGTAACTCATATGCCTGATAAGTTGGAGGATGGTTTGTGGTGTTTAAGATGTCAAAGAAGATTAGCCATTGTGTGAATTCAAGGCTTGAAGAAATACTAAGACTATATCACAGTTGTTTTCCTTGCCACAAAATATCAAATGCATCAAATACTTCATCTATCTGGTTGATTTCAGGTGTTGAGATATTTGGCAAGGGGCTTGGGGACCTTTACTATGCAAGTAATCAAATGGATCCCTATCTAAAGGACAAAGATGTAAGCACACAACTTTCTTTTGATGCGATTTGGCTTCCATTACCTATTTGGCTTCTGATGCAACTACAACTTCCTTGTAGGATGAGGATTCTGAAGATCTTGAGGACATGACCATTAATCCAAATGATGCAGTCATTGTTTGTGCACGTAATGAGGATGATGTCAGCCATCTCGAGGCACGTAATGCATATACTCTCCTCCCTCTCATGTGCACATTCACATGCACTGAGCATGCAAATACTCATGGATTATTGACTTTAACAGGTCTATATACTTGAGGAATCAGATGGTGGTGATCCGAATCTGTATGTTCACCATCATATCATCATTCCAGCGTTTCCCCTTTGCATGGCATGGCTTGATTGCCCACTAAAAGACCGAGAAAAAGGTTAGACATTTGTACTTTCTAGCTGGTATTTCTATTGCATGAGCTTAATGTGTTCAATTGCAGTAATGCTGGCAGCCAGACAGAGAcgggaaaattaaaaaaaaaaaatcttagtcaattttttaaactcctttttcttttaattgtagTAATGTCGGGATCCAACTACCCTCGGGCAAAAGGTAGTTTGGTTGTAAGGTCAAGGGATTTCTGGATATCAAAAAATAGGACATTTTGGGTTGCCCTTTCTGATCTACCAGGCAGAAAAGGAAATATGTAGTTACCTTCAAATAATTACTTCGttgctttttattttcgtcttttcaattttggtgatGGGTTGAGAATGGTGGGGATAATACCATTGATGGTACGCTAACTAGGAGAAGAATTTTACAATGTTATATTTTAGCTTTCTCTTTGAGTGAACTCCAATTATTCATGAGGATAATGTCATGAAGCATTGCAATATTagcaatttttgttttctactcagattttattgtttcattGCTTGTTGCAATTGATTTGCTGatgaattatttcaattgttgGCAGGGAATTTTATGGCTGTTGGCTCAATGGAACCTGCCATCGAGATATGGGACCTTGATGTTGTATGTGGATTGTGGATATCATCATATCATGAGTTTATAATTTGACCAAATTATTAATAGGGACATTATTTTGAAGTCTCTTATCATCTTCACTGTTCTCAGATTGATGAAGTACAACCGCACGTTATATTGGGTGGCATtgatgaggagaagaagaaaaagaagagtaagaaaggaaagaaggttGGCTGCTACTAATTTCATTCTGTGTTTAATGCTCCTCAAACATTCAATTTGAAGCAACATCCTTTTGTTACATCTACTGTGCCTGTGTGGAGGTCTTCATTAAGATGACTTTTGAACTTGCAGTTTATTGATTGTGTTGTGACCTGCATTTTGCTTCTTCTGATTACGTTAATTTGACGTTTCTATGCAGATTTCAGCTtgactaatatttttatgaatgcTTGCTTCTTGCTTTACATGCAGTcgtcaattaaatataaaaagggTAGTCATACCGATTCAGTGCTTGGTCTTGCTTGGAACAAGGAGTTCAGGTTTGTTCAATGTTCATAGTATATACTGTTCTTTTGCTTGTTACCACCTTCATGCACCGGTGCTTGTTATTGTCCTTAACCCTTTTCTTCTCCCTCCTAATCCAATAAAACCAGGAATATTCTTGCTAGTGCAAGTGCTGATAAACAAGTTAAGATATGGGATGTGGCTGCAGGAAAATGTAATCTCACCTTGGAGCATCATACAGATAAGGCAGGGTTTTACTCTTGCACCAACGAtctatcattaattattacaaaatgatCTAGGATTACATTCGGCTAAATTTAGGTTACttgtattattaaatttgcCCAAGTTTCAGTTTCCTACTATTCCTTTCAGGTTCAAGCAGTTGCATGGAATCATCATTCGCCCCAAATTCTTCTTAGTGGATCTTTTGATCGTTCAGTTGTCATGGTAATTaatttgctatatatatatatgtaaatccTTCATAGAAAGCTATCAGTGAAGTGAAATGGGAAATTCAGGAGTTTAACGTTTCATCGAgttaataatttgtaatttgaaGATATTATGTTGATATCT from Citrus sinensis cultivar Valencia sweet orange chromosome 9, DVS_A1.0, whole genome shotgun sequence carries:
- the LOC102621744 gene encoding uncharacterized WD repeat-containing protein C17D11.16, with product MIAAVSWVPKGASKAVPEEAEPPSKEEIEEIINSGALEHEIEDDRSEDDDEDMEVEDEAKQSDDASQAVAVANALGKTSKSKNSGTKFDDITDGLKELDMDHYDDEDDGVEIFGKGLGDLYYASNQMDPYLKDKDDEDSEDLEDMTINPNDAVIVCARNEDDVSHLEVYILEESDGGDPNLYVHHHIIIPAFPLCMAWLDCPLKDREKGNFMAVGSMEPAIEIWDLDVIDEVQPHVILGGIDEEKKKKKSKKGKKSSIKYKKGSHTDSVLGLAWNKEFRNILASASADKQVKIWDVAAGKCNLTLEHHTDKVQAVAWNHHSPQILLSGSFDRSVVMKDARISTHSGFKWAVAADVESLAWDPHAEHSFVVSLEDGTIKGFDIRTAKSDPDSTSQQSSFTLHAHDKAVCTISYNPLVPNLLATGSTDKMVKLWDLSNNQPSCIASRNPKAGAVFSVAFSEDSPFVLAIGGSKGKLEIWDTLSDAGISNRFSKYSKPKKPQSVI